One Paroedura picta isolate Pp20150507F chromosome 3, Ppicta_v3.0, whole genome shotgun sequence genomic window carries:
- the PWWP2A gene encoding PWWP domain-containing protein 2A isoform X2, with translation MQEESSRVGEQSNTNVVSLNGKSKTQTHKSKELQLRKFGPHGIPVTIFPKREYKDKPEAMQLQSKSFQDETQVKCEVTDSSPIQPSEPNLAKNLWTSKPPPFFHEGAPYPPPLFIRDTYNQSIPQPPPRKIKRPKRKMYREEPTSIMNAIKLRPRQVLCDKCKNSIVAEKKEIKKSSNANDSSKYEDSRKRRNESVTTVNKKFKTDHKVDGKSQNESQKRNSVVKVANIAHSRSKVVKVSTQANTSKTQLNTKKVLQSKNMDHAKAREVLKIAKEKAQKKQSATSSSKNAHSKVHFTRRLQNTSSGSLPPRLRLKPQRYRNEENDSSLKTGLEKLRSGKPQSRCSSTRSAGEAPSENQSPSEGPEEANIEVQDTNEVHVPVDQDEQQTLGKRGSKSNITVYMTLNKKKSDSSSASVCSSDSTDDLKSTNSECSSTESFDFPPGSMHAPSSSSSSSSKEEKKLSNSLKMKVFSKNVSKCVTPDGRTICVGDIVWAKIYGFPWWPARILTITVSRKDNGLLVRQEARISWFGSPTTSFLALSQLSPFLENFQSRFNKKRKGLYRKAITEAAKAAKQLTPEVRALLTQFET, from the coding sequence GTTTGGACCCCATGGAATCCCTGTGACCATCTTTCCTAAAAGGGAGTATAAGGATAAACCTGAGGCGATGCAGCTCCAAAGTAAATCATTCCAAGATGAGACACAGGTGAAGTGTGAAGTCACAGACTCTTCTCCCATCCAGCCATCAGAACCTAACCTGGCTAAAAACCTATGGACTTCCAAACCACCTCCCTTTTTCCATGAGGGAGCACCCTATCCTCCTCCTTTGTTTATCAGGGACACATATAACCAGTCAATACCTCAGCCTCCGCCTCGGAAAATTAAACGGCCCAAGCGGAAAATGTACAGGGAGGAACCCACTTCAATTATGAATGCTATCAAATTACGACCTAGACAGGTCTTGTGTGACAAGTGTAAGAACAGTATtgttgcagaaaaaaaagaaattaaaaagagcAGCAATGCAAATGACTCCTCAAAATATGAGGATAGTAGAAAGCGAAGAAATGAGAGTGTAACTACTGtgaataaaaaatttaaaactgaTCATAAAGTTGATGGTAAAAGCCAAAATGAAAGCCAGAAAAGGAATTCTGTGGTTAAAGTTGCAAATATTGCCCACAGCAGAAGCAAAGTAGTCAAAGTTTCCACTCAAGCAAATACTTCAAAAACACAATTAAATACTAAGAAAGTTCTCCAGAGCAAAAACATGGATCATGCAAAAGCTCGGGAAGTTTTGAAAATAGCCAAAGAGAAGGCACAAAAGAAACAGAGTGCAACCTCCAGTTCCAAAAATGCACATTCAAAGGTCCATTTCACAAGGCGTCTTCAGAACACCAGCTCAGGTTCCCTGCCCCCGCGATTGCGCCTAAAGCCACAAAGGTACCGAAATGAAGAAAACGACTCTTCTCTCAAGACAGGGCTTGAGAAATTGCGGAGTGGCAAGCCCCAGTCTCGCTGCTCCTCTACCCGCTCAGCAGGTGAGGCCCCTTCAGAAAATCAGAGCCCCTCAGAAGGCCCTGAAGAGGCTAACATTGAGGTTCAGGACACAAATGAAGTGCATGTACCTGTTGATCAGGATGAACAGCAGACACTGGGCAAGAGAGGCAGCAAAAGCAATATAACAGTTTACATGACCCTTAATAAAAAGAAATCTGACTCTTCCAGTGCATCAGTGTGTAGTAGTGATAGCACAGATGACTTGAAGTCCACCAACTCTGAGTGTAGTTCTACTGAAAGCTTTGATTTTCCTCCAGGCAGCATGCATgcaccttcttcctcctcctcgtcctcttcaaaggaagagaaaaagctCAGTAATTCCTTGAAAATGAAAGTCTTTTCAAAAAATGTCTCTAAATGTGTCACACCAGATGGCAGGACCATATGTGTAGGAGACATTGTTTGGGCCAAGATATATGGCTTCCCTTGGTGGCCAGCCCGTATTCTTACCATTACTGTGAGCCGGAAAGATAATGGCCTTTTAGTCCGACAGGAAGCACGTATTTCATGGTTCGGGTCCCCAACAACATCTTTCCTTGCTCTTTCACAGCTCTCCCCTTTTTTAGAAAACTTTCAGTCGCGCTTTAATAAGAAGAGAAAAGGTCTTTACCGCAAGGCCATTAcagaagcagcaaaagctgctaaGCAGCTAACTCCTGAAGTCCGGGCCCTGCTGACACAGTTTGAAACATGA